DNA from Jeotgalibacillus haloalkalitolerans:
CAAAAGAACGACAATCTGAACCGGCTCCATCTGACGCACCTCCTTATCTCATAACGGCACCGCCCGAGATTTTCACAGATTCACCAATGATATTTTCAGCAGCATCTGAACATAAGAACAGAATGGTTCTTGCCACTTCTTCAGGCTGTGTAATGCGCCCGGAAGGCAGCCCTTCTTCAACGACCTTTAATTGTTCTTCAAAAGAACGCCCGGCACTTTTTCCTTTTTTCTGAATCGCATTACGACCCATTTCAGTATCCACAAATCCCGGACAGACTGCATTTACTCTGACACCATGCGCTGCAGCTTCATGAGCGAATGCCTGAGTAAAGGCAATCACTGCAAACTTGGATGCGGCATAGGCAGTGTTTCCATGTGTTGCCCTCAGACCGGATAATGACGATACATTCACGACTGCTCCAGCCTTTGCTTCCTTCATTTCCGGGTAGACGAGCTGCGTGAGTGCCACGGTGGAAAAATAGTTCAGCTCCATCACCTTACGCATATCTTCTTCTGACAAATTTTCAACCGTATCACCTCCGGATATACCGGCTGAATTGACAAGTGCTGTAACCGGTCCGGCATAATCTTTTGCTTTTTGAAGCAGTCTTTCTCTGTCTTCAGACTCGTTCAGATCTGCTGAGACAATTAACAGTTTCGCTTCGATTCCTGCTTCCTGGCATTTTTCTTTCAGATCATCGAGCTTATCTATATTACGCCCGGCAGCTGTGACTGCTGCGCCGGTTTTTAGTGCCTCTATGACTGTGTGCCAGCCGATTCCACCGGTTGCGCCTGTGACTAAAATGTGCTGATCTTTCAATCCATCCTGTGCAAAAATCATTGGTCATCCTCCTAAAAAGTATTTAGAAGTCTTTACCACTGATTTTTGCGGGCAAACAAAAAAGACTGGAACAAATTGTTTCAGTCTTTTCAACCGTTTCGCTGCGCTTCGAGCGGACGCTTTCCGGACGGCGGTTGCTGAGCCTCATCAGGCAAGCCTTGCGGGGTCTCAGCTTCCCGCTACTCGTCCCGGAGTCGCCGCTCTACGCTCCGCTACACTATGATTATGGAAATCATTTTTGTCGTATAGAATATCTAATATCATTACAACCAGTATTTGCTTTATACCTGCAGCGTCTGGTACGCGCCAACTTTATCAAGTGCCTGGCGCAGGTCAGCGAGCAGGTCTTCGGTGTCTTCCAGACCGACTGACAGACGCAGGAGACCTGAGGTGATACCGCGTGATTCGCGCTCTGATGGCGGCATTGCGGCGTGACTCATGGTTGCAGGGTATGACAGAATTGACTCGACAGCACCCAGGCTGACTGCAAATACAGGAATCTTCATTGCTTCAACGAGTACGCCGGCACTTTTTTTGTCAGGCAGTCTGAAAGATAGTACGGCGCCCGCTCCAGTCGATTGCCTCTGATGAATATGATATCCTGCGTGAAATGAAAAGCCCGGATAATAGACTTCATCAACAAGCGGGTGGTGATGAAGAAACTGTGCAATTTCTCTTGCTGAATCAGATGACTGCTTTAATCTGACGCTGAGTGTTTTTAACCCGCGCAGCAGTAACCAGCTGTCCTGAACACCAAGAATCGAGCCAAATGAATTCTGAATGAATTTCAGCTGTGCGGCAATTTCCTCGTCTTTTACCGCAGCAAGTCCTGCGACCACATCACTGTGACCGGAAAGGAATTTTGTCGCACTGTGTAACACGACATCCGCTCCAAGATCAAGCGGCTTCTGATAAAGCGGCGTCATGAACGTATTATCCACAAACGTCAGACAGCCGTGTGCTTTTGCCACTTTTGCCACGCCTTCAATATCAGTAATATTGAGCGTCGGATTGGATGGCGTCTCCACGTAGATCACTTTGGTATTCGGCTGAACGTTACGTGCCGTTTCATCAAGATCTGTCATATCGATAAATGAATGATCAATATTAAAGCGTGTTAATACTTCTGTGATCATGCGGTACGTGCCGCCGTAGACATCCTTTGAGACGAGGACGTGGTCACCTGCAGAGAGCAGCATGAACGCAGAAGAGATCGCAGCCATTCCTGATGCAAAAGCAAAGCCTGCGTGCCCGTTTTCCAGATCAGCAATGGTTTCTTCAAGTGCTTCACGTGTCGGGTTCCCTGAGCGGCTGTAATCATATGGACCGAATTCATCAATCGACTGCTGATGATAGGTCGATGAGTAATGCAAGGGCACATTGACAGCCCCTGTCTGTTTATCAATATATGATGGCTGGTGCAGTAATTTCGTATCAAAATGACGTGTCATAAATGATCTCCTCCTTTTCCGGCTGCTTCAAGCGCCTGTTTCAAATCAGTGATTAAATCCTCCGACTGTTCAATGCCAACAGAAAAACGTAAAAGTCTGCTACAGACGCCCTTTGCTTCACGTTCTGCCTCAGGAATATCAGCATGCGTCTGGGTAGCAGGATACGTAATAAAGCTTTCCACTCCACCGAGACTTTCAGCAAATGAGATGACCTTAATTGATCTTAAAAATG
Protein-coding regions in this window:
- a CDS encoding SDR family NAD(P)-dependent oxidoreductase, with translation MIFAQDGLKDQHILVTGATGGIGWHTVIEALKTGAAVTAAGRNIDKLDDLKEKCQEAGIEAKLLIVSADLNESEDRERLLQKAKDYAGPVTALVNSAGISGGDTVENLSEEDMRKVMELNYFSTVALTQLVYPEMKEAKAGAVVNVSSLSGLRATHGNTAYAASKFAVIAFTQAFAHEAAAHGVRVNAVCPGFVDTEMGRNAIQKKGKSAGRSFEEQLKVVEEGLPSGRITQPEEVARTILFLCSDAAENIIGESVKISGGAVMR
- the metC gene encoding cystathionine beta-lyase translates to MTRHFDTKLLHQPSYIDKQTGAVNVPLHYSSTYHQQSIDEFGPYDYSRSGNPTREALEETIADLENGHAGFAFASGMAAISSAFMLLSAGDHVLVSKDVYGGTYRMITEVLTRFNIDHSFIDMTDLDETARNVQPNTKVIYVETPSNPTLNITDIEGVAKVAKAHGCLTFVDNTFMTPLYQKPLDLGADVVLHSATKFLSGHSDVVAGLAAVKDEEIAAQLKFIQNSFGSILGVQDSWLLLRGLKTLSVRLKQSSDSAREIAQFLHHHPLVDEVYYPGFSFHAGYHIHQRQSTGAGAVLSFRLPDKKSAGVLVEAMKIPVFAVSLGAVESILSYPATMSHAAMPPSERESRGITSGLLRLSVGLEDTEDLLADLRQALDKVGAYQTLQV